The following coding sequences are from one Symbiobacterium terraclitae window:
- a CDS encoding type 1 glutamine amidotransferase gives MERPRIHIGWLYPEYMNLYGDRGNIIVLTQRSRWHGLAPVVTQVRLGETADFAQFDLLMMGGGQDREQSLIADDFMKVKGSSLGDAIEDGLAVLAVCGGYQMLGKYFKTHTGEMIRFTGILDLWTEGGKERMIGNCVVESDLFGGTRTIVGFENHSGRTYLGKGLRPLGRVVKGYGNNGADRTEGVVYKNTVGTYLHGSILPKNPHLADWLIQRALDRRYGGEVKIGKLNDDLEMRAHEAIIARFGR, from the coding sequence GTGGAGCGCCCCCGCATCCATATCGGCTGGCTCTATCCCGAGTACATGAACCTCTACGGCGACCGGGGGAACATCATCGTCCTCACCCAGCGCTCCCGCTGGCACGGCCTCGCCCCGGTGGTGACGCAGGTGCGGCTGGGCGAGACCGCCGACTTCGCCCAGTTCGACCTCCTGATGATGGGCGGCGGCCAGGACCGGGAGCAGTCGCTGATCGCCGACGACTTCATGAAGGTGAAGGGCAGTTCGCTGGGCGACGCGATCGAGGACGGCCTGGCCGTGCTGGCTGTCTGCGGCGGGTACCAGATGCTCGGCAAGTACTTCAAGACCCACACGGGCGAGATGATCCGCTTCACCGGCATCCTCGACCTCTGGACCGAGGGCGGCAAGGAGCGCATGATCGGCAACTGCGTCGTGGAGAGCGACCTGTTCGGCGGCACGCGCACCATCGTGGGCTTCGAGAACCACTCCGGCCGCACCTACCTGGGGAAGGGGCTCCGCCCTCTGGGCCGGGTGGTGAAGGGATACGGCAACAACGGCGCCGACAGAACCGAAGGCGTCGTCTACAAGAACACCGTGGGCACCTACCTGCACGGCTCCATCCTGCCCAAGAACCCCCACCTGGCCGACTGGCTGATCCAGCGTGCCCTCGACCGGCGGTACGGCGGCGAGGTGAAGATCGGCAAGCTGAACGACGATCTGGAGATGCGGGCGCACGAGGCCATCATCGCCCGGTTCGGCCGGTGA